A part of Curtobacterium sp. MCLR17_036 genomic DNA contains:
- a CDS encoding acyl-CoA desaturase, with protein MTTTPLAPGYTRTRPGTGSPKGTSTYSSLLAQVKDNGLLNRRTGFYWSLFGTLVGTFALAWVAFAFLGDSWFQLIVAGALGVLFTQFAFLSHEAAHRQVFASQKWNDHAGRWLGTFMVGLSYSWWMNKHTRHHGNPNTVGKDPDIAPDGIRFLPEDAAAAKGPLMSTFLRFQGWLFFPLLTLEGLNLHRYAVMSIVTGNGTKADVKHRWLEAALLVARFGIYLTVVFWFLPFGMACAFLGVQLAVFGVMMGASFAPNHKGMPTIAHDAKVDFFSRQVRTSRNIRGGWWVSFLMGGLNYQVEHHLFPSMPRPALKQARLLVRQHCDTLDVPYTETTLLRSYGIVVRYLNRVGLSARDPFNCPMVAQLRIH; from the coding sequence ATGACCACCACTCCGCTCGCTCCGGGTTACACCCGCACCCGACCTGGGACAGGAAGCCCGAAGGGCACCTCGACCTACTCCTCCCTCCTCGCGCAGGTGAAGGACAACGGGCTCCTCAACCGCCGCACCGGGTTCTACTGGTCGCTGTTCGGCACCCTCGTCGGCACCTTCGCCCTCGCCTGGGTCGCGTTCGCGTTCCTCGGTGACTCCTGGTTCCAGCTCATCGTCGCCGGGGCCCTCGGCGTCCTCTTCACCCAGTTCGCCTTCCTGTCACACGAAGCCGCGCACCGACAGGTGTTCGCCTCGCAGAAGTGGAACGACCACGCCGGTCGCTGGCTCGGCACCTTCATGGTGGGCCTCAGCTACTCGTGGTGGATGAACAAGCACACCCGCCACCACGGCAACCCGAACACCGTCGGCAAGGACCCGGACATCGCCCCTGACGGCATCCGGTTCCTGCCGGAGGACGCCGCCGCGGCCAAGGGCCCGCTCATGTCGACGTTCCTGCGCTTCCAGGGCTGGCTGTTCTTCCCCCTGCTGACGCTCGAGGGCCTCAACCTGCACCGCTACGCCGTGATGAGCATCGTCACCGGCAACGGCACCAAGGCCGACGTGAAGCACCGCTGGCTCGAGGCCGCACTGCTCGTCGCCCGCTTCGGCATCTACCTGACGGTCGTGTTCTGGTTCCTGCCGTTCGGCATGGCCTGCGCGTTCCTCGGGGTGCAGCTCGCCGTGTTCGGCGTGATGATGGGCGCCTCGTTCGCACCGAACCACAAGGGCATGCCGACCATCGCGCACGACGCCAAGGTCGACTTCTTCTCGCGCCAGGTGCGCACCTCGCGCAACATCCGCGGCGGCTGGTGGGTCTCGTTCCTGATGGGCGGCCTGAACTACCAGGTCGAGCACCACCTGTTCCCGTCGATGCCGCGCCCCGCGCTCAAGCAGGCCCGCCTGCTCGTCCGCCAGCACTGCGACACGCTCGACGTGCCCTACACGGAGACCACGCTGCTGCGTTCCTACGGCATCGTCGTCCGGTACCTGAACCGGGTGGGGCTCTCGGCCCGCGACCCGTTCAACTGCCCGATGGTCGCGCAGCTGCGCATCCACTGA
- a CDS encoding cold-shock protein yields MPTGTVKWFDHAKGYGFIHPDDGSEDLFAHFSSIVVTTGYRSLEENDHVQYDIGPGKKGPQADNISIIR; encoded by the coding sequence ATGCCGACCGGCACCGTGAAGTGGTTCGACCACGCCAAGGGGTACGGCTTCATCCACCCCGACGACGGGTCCGAGGACCTGTTCGCCCACTTCTCCAGCATCGTCGTGACGACCGGCTACCGGTCCCTCGAGGAGAACGACCACGTGCAGTACGACATCGGGCCCGGCAAGAAAGGCCCGCAGGCGGACAACATCTCGATCATCCGTTGA
- a CDS encoding GNAT family protein — protein MTVSLRPWQPGDATALLVARRSAADLDRQFPGVDLGDEAAARAHIAANLSFDDRARNWAVVEDGTAVGNVGVSAIEFRHGTAWVSYWLAAGARGRGTAARAVASAAAWAFGAGLARLELGHRVDNPASCRVATAAGFVAEGIERGKLRYGTERFDVETHARLADDPEPSVEQLPRHDDH, from the coding sequence GTGACCGTGTCACTGCGCCCGTGGCAGCCCGGGGACGCGACCGCGCTGCTCGTCGCCCGGCGGTCCGCGGCGGACCTCGACCGGCAGTTCCCCGGCGTCGACCTCGGCGACGAGGCGGCGGCACGCGCGCACATCGCGGCGAACCTGTCGTTCGACGACCGCGCCCGGAACTGGGCGGTCGTCGAGGACGGGACCGCCGTCGGCAACGTCGGCGTCTCGGCCATCGAGTTCCGCCACGGTACGGCGTGGGTGTCCTACTGGCTCGCGGCCGGCGCTCGGGGGCGTGGCACGGCGGCGCGGGCCGTGGCGAGTGCGGCGGCGTGGGCGTTCGGGGCCGGCCTCGCCCGGCTCGAACTCGGCCACCGCGTGGACAACCCGGCGTCGTGTCGGGTCGCGACCGCCGCGGGCTTCGTCGCCGAGGGCATCGAACGCGGGAAGCTCCGGTACGGCACGGAACGGTTCGACGTCGAGACCCACGCCCGCCTGGCCGACGACCCGGAACCGTCCGTCGAGCAGCTTCCACGGCACGACGACCACTGA
- a CDS encoding GNAT family N-acetyltransferase: protein MRGTTIRPTTEDDWEAIRALRLEMIRDTPMAYAEHLRDAEQLDEAEWRARGRRGQEAAGTSMVAIDADGRWVGAMGAFVPDEATGPLLVGVYVAPSHRGREAGVADRLLDAIETWAAERGPTLRLHVHERNERAQAFYARRGFRPTGATEPYVLAPEERELEMIRDLDGTPA from the coding sequence ATGCGGGGCACGACGATCCGACCGACGACCGAGGACGACTGGGAAGCGATCCGGGCACTCCGGCTCGAGATGATCCGGGACACCCCGATGGCCTACGCGGAGCACCTGCGCGACGCGGAGCAGCTGGACGAGGCCGAGTGGCGCGCACGGGGCCGCCGCGGGCAGGAGGCCGCCGGGACCTCGATGGTCGCGATCGACGCCGACGGCCGCTGGGTCGGGGCCATGGGTGCGTTCGTGCCGGACGAGGCGACCGGTCCGCTGCTCGTCGGCGTGTACGTCGCGCCGTCCCACCGGGGGCGCGAGGCGGGCGTCGCCGACCGGCTGCTCGACGCCATCGAGACCTGGGCGGCCGAGCGCGGTCCGACGCTGCGACTGCACGTGCACGAGCGCAACGAGCGGGCGCAGGCGTTCTACGCGCGGCGCGGCTTCCGACCGACCGGGGCGACCGAGCCGTACGTGCTCGCGCCGGAGGAACGCGAGCTGGAGATGATCCGCGACCTGGACGGGACGCCCGCGTGA
- a CDS encoding MFS transporter produces the protein MSAAGGVLRYPAFRWLVAARTVSIVGNAVAPIALAFAVLDLTGSPADLGLVVAARSVANVAVLLFGGIVADRLPRDVVLVSTSIGAAVTQATVAALVLTGTATVPLLVALSVLNGAVAAVSLPTTAAMVPETVPEPALRPANAVVRLGVNTGTVVGASAGAALVAAVGAGWGLAVDAAGFAVAALLYTRVRLPRAAAPAAAERPSVLADLREGWVEFSGRRWVWTVVAQFTVLNAAFVGATTVLGPVVADETFGRAGWGLVVAAQTVGLGLGALLALRWRPRRALGIGVALMAVTALPAIALGVAPALPTLVVAFALGGVALELFSIAWDHALQSNVPRGVLARVYSYDMVGSFVAVPFGEALVGPLADAVGSTTTLLGCAAAIVLATVAAASTRSVRRVTTDPAPSA, from the coding sequence GTGAGCGCCGCGGGTGGCGTGCTCCGGTACCCGGCCTTCCGCTGGCTCGTCGCGGCACGCACGGTGTCGATCGTCGGCAACGCGGTCGCCCCGATCGCCCTGGCCTTCGCGGTGCTCGACCTGACCGGCTCGCCGGCCGACCTCGGCCTCGTGGTGGCGGCACGGTCGGTCGCGAACGTCGCCGTCCTGCTGTTCGGCGGCATCGTGGCAGACCGGCTCCCCCGCGACGTCGTGCTCGTCTCCACCTCGATCGGTGCCGCGGTCACCCAGGCGACCGTCGCCGCCCTCGTCCTCACCGGAACGGCGACCGTGCCGCTCCTGGTGGCGCTCAGCGTCCTGAACGGCGCCGTCGCGGCCGTCAGCCTGCCGACGACCGCCGCGATGGTGCCGGAGACCGTGCCGGAACCGGCGCTCCGCCCCGCCAACGCCGTGGTGCGCCTCGGCGTGAACACCGGCACCGTGGTCGGCGCCTCCGCCGGGGCGGCGCTCGTCGCGGCCGTCGGCGCGGGATGGGGGCTCGCCGTCGACGCGGCAGGCTTCGCCGTGGCCGCTCTCCTCTACACCCGGGTCCGGCTCCCCCGGGCAGCGGCCCCGGCAGCGGCGGAACGACCGTCGGTGCTCGCCGACCTGCGGGAGGGGTGGGTCGAGTTCTCCGGACGCCGGTGGGTGTGGACCGTGGTCGCGCAGTTCACCGTCCTGAACGCCGCCTTCGTGGGGGCGACGACCGTGCTCGGTCCGGTGGTCGCCGACGAGACGTTCGGGCGCGCGGGCTGGGGCCTGGTGGTCGCCGCGCAGACCGTCGGGCTCGGGCTCGGCGCGCTCCTCGCGCTGCGGTGGCGGCCCCGACGGGCCCTCGGCATCGGCGTCGCGCTGATGGCCGTGACCGCGCTGCCGGCGATCGCGCTCGGGGTCGCTCCGGCACTGCCGACGCTGGTCGTGGCGTTCGCACTCGGTGGTGTCGCCCTCGAGCTGTTCTCGATCGCGTGGGACCACGCGCTGCAGTCGAACGTGCCGCGCGGGGTGCTGGCCCGGGTCTACTCGTACGACATGGTGGGGTCCTTCGTCGCCGTGCCCTTCGGCGAGGCGCTCGTCGGGCCGCTCGCCGACGCCGTCGGGTCGACCACCACACTGCTCGGGTGCGCCGCCGCGATCGTGCTCGCCACCGTGGCCGCGGCGTCGACTCGCAGCGTCCGGCGCGTCACGACGGACCCCGCGCCGTCGGCCTGA
- a CDS encoding TIM-barrel domain-containing protein, whose product MSTTTPTTTTSTVRPFPGADPVADPAAVVAGEHWRVTVLDAGAFRVEWSEDGGFEDRASTFAMRRRLPVPSFTVDRTADGGVLVTTERARLRYDGRPFSPSGLVVETIGPDANRWRWGQEPRDLGGTGRTLDDVDGRMPLESGVLARDGITVLDDSTSFLFADDGWIGTRVPGRRDVTVFAYGRDYDAALRAYHAVSGAPTRMPRWALGNWWSRYHPYSDASYLELMDRFADEHLPFSVAVVDMDWHRVDSVPPRFGNGWTGYSWEPSLFPDPAAFLTELHRRGMRTTLNLHPADGVRAFEDAYPAMAEAMGVDPDTEQPIPFDPTDRRFLEAYFAVLHRPLEAQGVDFWWIDWQQGRETGLPGVDPLWLLNHFHLLDSARGTDTADGMTFSRYAGPGSHRYAVGFSGDAVVSWASLAFQPEFTATAANIGYPWWSHDIGGHTRGVRDDELATRWVQFGVFSPIMRLHSANNPFIRKEPWAFPAEARAAMGDALRFRHRLVPYLHTMNHGTAEGTALVRPLYHLEPRRNEAYESPNTYAFGSELLVAPIVAPRDPVSRHGVARAWLPPGTWTDVFTGTTYAGDRFVDLHRTLDTVPVLLREGGVLPLAAPDETDATANPTALEVLVAPGTSGSFTLVEDREGDPDRTARTRLTWDAALAEFRVHPTEGAVDVVPGRRSWRITFLAAPADGQATSARAEDRFSVDLDVDTAAGGAVTLGGPPAVGLDARPAVRRVLEGAQAGNPEKLAAWQVVSKDLPRADRIVELGTVGLPESVRAVVAELLGSVHPSGH is encoded by the coding sequence GTGAGCACCACGACACCGACCACCACCACGAGCACCGTCCGGCCGTTCCCCGGGGCCGACCCGGTCGCCGACCCCGCCGCCGTCGTCGCGGGGGAGCACTGGCGCGTCACCGTCCTCGACGCCGGGGCGTTCCGCGTCGAGTGGAGCGAGGACGGCGGGTTCGAGGACCGCGCCTCGACCTTCGCGATGCGTCGCCGCCTGCCGGTGCCGTCGTTCACGGTCGACCGCACCGCCGACGGCGGCGTCCTCGTCACCACGGAGCGCGCCCGACTGCGGTACGACGGCCGCCCGTTCAGCCCGAGCGGGCTCGTCGTCGAGACGATCGGCCCGGACGCGAACCGCTGGCGCTGGGGACAGGAACCCCGCGATCTCGGTGGCACCGGACGTACCCTGGACGACGTCGACGGGCGGATGCCGCTCGAGTCCGGCGTCCTGGCCCGCGACGGCATCACCGTGCTCGACGACAGCACGTCCTTCCTGTTCGCGGACGACGGCTGGATCGGCACCCGCGTGCCCGGCCGACGCGACGTCACGGTGTTCGCCTACGGGCGCGACTACGACGCCGCACTGCGGGCGTACCACGCGGTCTCCGGCGCCCCCACCCGCATGCCCCGGTGGGCCCTCGGGAACTGGTGGAGCCGCTACCACCCGTACAGCGACGCCTCGTACCTCGAGCTGATGGACCGCTTCGCCGACGAGCACCTGCCGTTCTCCGTCGCGGTCGTCGACATGGACTGGCACCGCGTCGACTCCGTGCCGCCGCGCTTCGGCAACGGGTGGACCGGGTACTCGTGGGAGCCCTCGCTCTTCCCGGACCCGGCAGCCTTCCTGACCGAGCTGCACCGCCGGGGGATGCGCACCACCCTCAACCTGCACCCCGCCGACGGCGTCCGCGCCTTCGAGGACGCCTACCCGGCGATGGCCGAGGCGATGGGCGTCGACCCGGACACCGAGCAACCGATCCCGTTCGACCCGACCGACCGCCGGTTCCTCGAGGCGTACTTCGCCGTCCTGCACCGGCCCCTCGAAGCCCAGGGCGTCGACTTCTGGTGGATCGACTGGCAGCAGGGCCGCGAGACCGGGCTGCCCGGCGTGGACCCGCTCTGGCTCCTCAACCACTTCCACCTGCTCGACTCGGCACGCGGCACCGACACCGCCGACGGCATGACGTTCTCGCGCTACGCCGGCCCCGGCAGCCACCGGTACGCCGTCGGGTTCTCCGGCGACGCCGTCGTCTCGTGGGCGTCGCTCGCGTTCCAGCCGGAGTTCACCGCCACCGCCGCGAACATCGGCTACCCCTGGTGGAGCCACGACATCGGCGGCCACACCCGCGGCGTCCGCGACGACGAACTCGCCACCCGGTGGGTGCAGTTCGGGGTGTTCTCGCCGATCATGCGCCTGCACTCGGCGAACAACCCGTTCATCCGCAAGGAGCCGTGGGCGTTCCCGGCCGAGGCCCGCGCCGCGATGGGCGACGCCCTGCGCTTCCGGCACCGGCTCGTGCCGTACCTGCACACCATGAACCACGGCACCGCCGAGGGCACCGCCCTCGTCCGACCGCTCTACCACCTGGAGCCCCGCCGGAACGAGGCCTACGAGTCGCCGAACACCTACGCCTTCGGGTCGGAGCTGCTCGTCGCCCCGATCGTCGCACCCCGCGACCCGGTCAGCCGCCACGGGGTCGCACGGGCGTGGCTGCCGCCGGGTACCTGGACCGACGTGTTCACCGGCACCACGTACGCCGGCGACCGGTTCGTCGACCTGCACCGCACGCTCGACACCGTCCCCGTCCTGCTGCGCGAGGGCGGCGTGCTGCCCCTCGCGGCACCGGACGAGACCGACGCGACCGCGAACCCGACCGCCCTCGAGGTGCTCGTCGCCCCCGGCACCTCCGGGTCCTTCACCCTGGTCGAGGACCGCGAGGGCGACCCCGACCGCACCGCCCGGACCCGCCTGACGTGGGACGCGGCGCTCGCCGAGTTCCGGGTCCACCCGACCGAGGGCGCGGTCGACGTCGTGCCCGGCCGCCGCTCGTGGCGGATCACGTTCCTGGCGGCCCCGGCCGACGGCCAGGCGACGTCGGCGCGTGCCGAGGACCGGTTCTCCGTCGACCTCGACGTCGACACCGCCGCCGGGGGAGCGGTCACCCTGGGCGGCCCGCCGGCCGTCGGGCTGGACGCCCGCCCCGCCGTCCGGCGCGTGCTCGAGGGCGCCCAGGCGGGCAACCCCGAGAAGCTCGCCGCCTGGCAGGTCGTGTCGAAGGACCTGCCGCGCGCCGACCGGATCGTCGAGCTCGGCACCGTCGGCCTGCCGGAGTCGGTGCGCGCGGTCGTCGCCGAACTCCTCGGCAGCGTGCACCCGAGCGGCCACTGA
- a CDS encoding AMP-binding protein, translating into MPDANPTIAYRAARDQLLSAPTADAARADFRWPDLGATFNWANDWFDVIAADNDRIALWIVDGDGGEQRFTYAEMAARSDRLAVRLHEHGVRKGDHVLVMLGNRLELWETMLAVIKLGAVILPTSTMLDTSDLQDRVDRGHVAHVVTTAGETAKFAGVVGDFSRTVIGGAAEGWTDYPADLGEPAPEGEARPVVVTRTSDPCLVYFTSGTTSKPKMVVHTQTSYPVGHLSTMHWLGLRPGDVHLAISSPGWGKHAWSCFFSPWIAEATVFVHDTPRFDPAGLLAQLERAEVSTFCAPPTAWRMMLQADLGARPRALREVVSAGEPLNPEVIDRVADAWGLTIRDGYGQTETTAIIGNAPGQPVTPGAMGRPLPGVSVTLLDPLTGRPGDEGEVCLDLTERPVNLMAEYLGDPDRTAAAVRDGFFHTGDIAVRSADGELTFVGRTDDVFKSSDYKVSPFEVESALLQHPAVAESAVVPAPDDARLNVVKAYVTLASGWEATADTAEQVLAFARTALPAYARVRRVEFGELPKTISGKIRRVELREREERAVTDGVRLEGEWRDDEFPGLRRVVPSD; encoded by the coding sequence GTGCCTGATGCGAACCCGACCATCGCCTACCGCGCCGCGCGCGACCAGCTGCTGTCCGCGCCGACGGCCGACGCCGCTCGTGCCGACTTCCGCTGGCCCGACCTCGGTGCGACCTTCAACTGGGCGAACGACTGGTTCGACGTCATCGCGGCGGACAACGACCGGATCGCGCTCTGGATCGTCGACGGGGACGGCGGCGAGCAGCGGTTCACCTACGCCGAGATGGCCGCCCGGTCGGACCGGCTCGCGGTCCGACTGCACGAGCACGGGGTGCGGAAGGGCGACCACGTCCTCGTCATGCTCGGCAACCGACTCGAGCTGTGGGAGACCATGCTCGCCGTCATCAAGCTCGGCGCCGTCATCCTGCCGACGTCGACGATGCTCGACACGAGCGACCTGCAGGACCGGGTCGACCGCGGCCACGTGGCGCACGTCGTCACCACGGCCGGCGAGACCGCGAAGTTCGCCGGCGTCGTCGGGGACTTCTCGCGCACGGTGATCGGTGGGGCGGCCGAGGGGTGGACCGACTACCCGGCCGACCTCGGCGAACCCGCGCCGGAGGGCGAGGCCCGCCCGGTGGTCGTGACCCGCACCTCTGACCCGTGCCTCGTCTACTTCACGTCGGGGACGACGTCGAAGCCGAAGATGGTGGTGCACACGCAGACCTCGTACCCGGTCGGTCACCTCAGCACCATGCACTGGCTCGGGCTCCGCCCGGGTGACGTGCACCTGGCGATCAGCTCGCCAGGGTGGGGCAAGCACGCGTGGAGCTGCTTCTTCTCGCCGTGGATCGCCGAGGCCACCGTGTTCGTCCACGACACACCGCGCTTCGACCCGGCCGGTCTGCTCGCGCAGCTGGAGCGCGCCGAGGTGAGCACCTTCTGCGCGCCGCCGACCGCCTGGCGGATGATGCTGCAGGCAGACCTCGGTGCACGGCCGCGGGCCCTGCGCGAGGTCGTCTCGGCCGGCGAGCCCCTGAACCCGGAGGTGATCGACCGGGTGGCCGATGCCTGGGGGCTGACGATCCGGGACGGCTACGGGCAGACCGAGACCACGGCGATCATCGGCAACGCCCCGGGGCAGCCGGTGACGCCCGGTGCGATGGGCCGTCCGCTGCCCGGTGTGTCGGTCACCCTGCTCGACCCGCTGACCGGACGACCGGGCGACGAGGGCGAGGTGTGCCTCGACCTCACCGAGCGACCCGTCAACCTGATGGCGGAGTACCTCGGCGACCCGGACCGGACCGCCGCGGCGGTGCGCGACGGCTTCTTCCACACCGGCGACATCGCGGTGCGGTCCGCGGACGGGGAACTCACCTTCGTCGGCCGGACCGACGACGTCTTCAAGTCGTCGGACTACAAGGTCTCACCGTTCGAGGTCGAGAGCGCGCTGCTGCAGCACCCCGCCGTTGCGGAGAGCGCCGTCGTGCCCGCGCCCGACGACGCCCGGCTGAACGTCGTGAAGGCCTACGTCACGCTCGCGTCCGGTTGGGAGGCGACGGCCGACACCGCCGAGCAGGTGCTGGCGTTCGCCCGGACCGCGCTGCCGGCCTACGCGCGGGTCCGCCGCGTCGAGTTCGGGGAGCTGCCGAAGACGATCTCGGGCAAGATCCGTCGCGTCGAGCTGCGCGAGCGCGAGGAACGTGCCGTCACGGACGGTGTGCGGCTCGAGGGGGAGTGGCGGGACGACGAGTTCCCGGGACTCCGTCGGGTGGTGCCGAGCGACTGA
- a CDS encoding LacI family DNA-binding transcriptional regulator has protein sequence MRLHLAIRRSGYGGRMGKVTLQDVAVHAGVSTKTVSNVVRGYQHVSPSMRDRVQAAVDELGYRPNVSGRSLATGRSNMLAFAFPDLRRPYFAELAHVFSRVCAARGYQLLLEETLGDADGERSAVRGRESGVVDGVVLHPQALSPEVIDRLRGDTAVVFLGEDRRPERADQVVIDNAAAAAQAVAHLVALGRRRIGFFGHETGPESSTSGVRLDGYRAGLAAAGLPLDDALLVPREVGDAAGAEVAFGRALDAGLQLDALLCRDDLAAVGVLRAMRLRGLDAPRDVAVVGWDAMGLGSSLVPSLTSVAPDTVALADTALDLLLERIDGSDVPGRLVTVGHRLVVGESAPFPDDTVDRAPRPA, from the coding sequence ATGCGATTGCACCTGGCAATCCGCCGGTCCGGCTACGGTGGCCGGATGGGCAAGGTCACGCTGCAGGACGTCGCCGTGCACGCGGGCGTGTCGACGAAGACCGTCTCGAACGTCGTCCGCGGCTACCAGCACGTCAGCCCGTCGATGCGCGACCGGGTGCAGGCGGCGGTGGACGAGCTCGGGTACCGCCCGAACGTCTCCGGCCGCTCGCTCGCCACCGGCCGCTCGAACATGCTCGCCTTCGCCTTCCCCGACCTGCGGCGCCCGTACTTCGCGGAGCTCGCGCACGTGTTCTCGCGGGTGTGCGCTGCTCGCGGCTACCAGCTGCTGCTCGAGGAGACCCTCGGCGACGCGGACGGCGAGCGGTCTGCGGTGCGCGGGCGGGAGTCCGGGGTGGTCGACGGCGTCGTGCTGCACCCGCAGGCGCTGTCGCCCGAGGTGATCGACCGGCTGCGCGGCGACACCGCGGTGGTGTTCCTCGGCGAGGACCGGCGCCCCGAGCGCGCCGACCAGGTCGTGATCGACAACGCCGCCGCCGCGGCGCAGGCGGTGGCCCACCTGGTGGCGCTCGGCCGTCGCCGCATCGGGTTCTTCGGGCACGAGACCGGGCCGGAGTCGAGCACCTCGGGCGTGCGGCTCGACGGCTACCGTGCGGGACTCGCCGCCGCGGGGCTGCCCCTCGACGACGCGCTGCTCGTCCCCCGCGAGGTCGGGGACGCCGCGGGTGCCGAGGTCGCCTTCGGTCGCGCGCTCGACGCCGGGCTGCAGCTCGACGCGCTGCTCTGCCGCGACGACCTGGCCGCCGTCGGGGTCCTGCGGGCGATGCGGCTGCGCGGGCTCGACGCTCCGCGGGACGTCGCCGTGGTCGGCTGGGACGCGATGGGGCTCGGGTCGAGCCTGGTGCCGAGCCTGACGTCGGTCGCGCCGGACACGGTGGCGCTGGCGGACACGGCGCTCGACCTGCTGCTCGAGCGGATTGACGGGTCGGACGTCCCCGGACGGCTCGTCACGGTGGGCCACCGGCTGGTCGTCGGCGAGAGCGCACCGTTCCCCGACGACACGGTCGACCGGGCGCCCCGGCCGGCGTGA